The Pseudomonas iranensis genome includes a window with the following:
- the greB gene encoding transcription elongation factor GreB, which translates to MSRYRPPRTAGTALITPEGEARMRAEFHELWHVRRPQVTQAVSEAAAQGDRSENAEYTYGKKMLREIDSRVRFLTKRLEALKVVSEKPSDPNKVYFGAWVTIEDEDGKQSRYRIVGPDELDLKQGLISIDSPLARALIGKALDAEVRVQTPTGEQFVYIVAIEYP; encoded by the coding sequence ATGAGTCGTTATCGCCCTCCCCGCACCGCCGGCACCGCGCTGATCACCCCCGAGGGTGAAGCGCGGATGCGCGCCGAATTCCATGAGTTGTGGCATGTACGTCGCCCGCAGGTCACCCAGGCGGTGAGTGAAGCGGCGGCGCAGGGCGATCGTTCGGAAAACGCCGAGTACACCTACGGCAAAAAGATGCTGCGGGAAATCGACAGTCGCGTGCGTTTTCTCACCAAACGCCTGGAAGCGCTCAAGGTGGTCAGCGAAAAACCCAGCGACCCGAACAAGGTCTATTTCGGCGCCTGGGTAACCATCGAAGACGAAGACGGCAAGCAATCGCGCTACCGCATCGTCGGCCCCGATGAACTGGACCTCAAACAGGGTTTGATCAGCATCGACTCGCCGCTGGCCCGCGCGCTGATCGGCAAGGCACTCGACGCGGAAGTGCGGGTGCAGACGCCGACCGGCGAGCAGTTCGTTTACATCGTTGCGATTGAATACCCGTAA
- a CDS encoding DoxX family protein, which translates to MSSLINKVLFTRAGYGLTVLRIAVGVIFAAHGSQKLFGLFGGYGLAGTAQWMESIGLTPGYLMAALAGGTEFFAGLALIIGLLVRPAALGLAFLSLVAIFSVHIGNGLFMANNGYEFALALLAGSIAVLIEGAGKLSADRAIAG; encoded by the coding sequence ATGAGCTCTCTGATCAACAAGGTTCTGTTCACCCGCGCCGGTTACGGCCTGACTGTCCTGCGCATTGCTGTCGGCGTGATCTTCGCCGCCCACGGTTCGCAGAAACTCTTTGGTCTGTTCGGTGGTTACGGCCTGGCCGGCACCGCGCAATGGATGGAAAGCATCGGCCTGACCCCGGGCTATCTGATGGCCGCGCTGGCAGGTGGTACCGAGTTCTTCGCCGGTCTGGCGCTGATCATCGGCCTGCTGGTACGCCCGGCGGCACTGGGTCTGGCGTTCCTCTCGCTGGTGGCGATCTTCTCGGTGCACATCGGCAACGGTCTGTTCATGGCCAACAACGGTTATGAGTTTGCTCTGGCTCTGCTGGCTGGCAGCATCGCGGTACTGATCGAAGGTGCCGGCAAGCTCTCGGCGGATCGCGCCATCGCCGGTTGA
- a CDS encoding transglycosylase SLT domain-containing protein has product MHRPSVLLLLCAALLLPMTAVARLPGPLQAVPASKVRDLSDIRSSRVLRVLVNQSRNSSGEVQGQAIGVEYHRLRAFEQYLNGHARDGQEVTLKIIPKAKDQLLGALQRGEGDMVAPGELLDLPSGYAVASSEPIASNVPLVLVGIKGQRRYTKVEQLSGKTLALPTGSAAGEVVSQLNQKLALHKLAPINIEWVDPTLAVEDVLEMVQGGIFHLTIVEQPIAERWGKILPKLRLDRQLSLGEPGEEHWFVRRDASMLRASIDRFLTGYKKPSDEDAAFLRIYRRLYQVHNPLAKADRQRLEKLRPTLQKHADAQNMDWLNLAALAFKESRLQPNARSGSGPTGLMQITPSAAQRVGVSNIQNLDANVQAGAKYLAMIRRKFFSSPKLNERERMAFTLAAYNIGPERVQGMRAEARRRGLNPNQWFFQVERIAMEQVGMGAVSYVNSVNKYYLAFDRERESLEPRQQKVVTRK; this is encoded by the coding sequence ATGCATCGTCCCTCGGTTCTGCTGCTGTTGTGTGCTGCGTTGCTGCTGCCGATGACGGCGGTCGCGCGCCTGCCCGGGCCGCTGCAAGCCGTGCCGGCGAGCAAGGTTCGCGACCTCTCGGACATTCGCAGCAGCCGCGTGTTGCGGGTGTTGGTCAATCAGAGCCGCAACAGCTCCGGCGAGGTCCAGGGCCAAGCCATCGGTGTCGAGTACCACCGACTGCGCGCGTTCGAGCAATACCTCAATGGCCATGCTCGTGACGGCCAGGAAGTCACCCTCAAGATCATTCCCAAAGCCAAGGATCAATTGCTCGGCGCCTTGCAGCGCGGCGAAGGCGATATGGTCGCGCCCGGTGAATTGCTCGATCTGCCATCTGGCTACGCGGTGGCCAGCAGTGAGCCGATTGCCAGCAACGTGCCGCTGGTGCTGGTCGGCATCAAGGGTCAGCGCCGTTACACCAAGGTCGAGCAACTGTCCGGCAAAACCCTGGCGCTGCCCACCGGTAGTGCGGCGGGGGAGGTGGTCAGTCAGCTCAATCAGAAACTGGCGCTGCACAAACTCGCGCCGATCAACATCGAATGGGTCGATCCGACGCTGGCGGTCGAAGATGTGCTGGAAATGGTCCAGGGCGGCATTTTCCACCTGACCATTGTCGAGCAACCAATTGCCGAGCGCTGGGGCAAGATCCTGCCGAAGCTGCGCCTTGATCGGCAACTGAGCCTCGGCGAGCCGGGCGAGGAGCATTGGTTCGTGCGTCGCGATGCATCGATGTTGCGCGCGAGCATCGATCGCTTCCTCACCGGTTACAAGAAACCGTCGGACGAAGACGCGGCGTTCCTGCGCATCTATCGGCGCCTGTATCAGGTGCACAATCCGCTGGCCAAGGCCGATCGCCAGCGTCTGGAAAAACTCCGTCCGACCCTGCAGAAGCACGCCGACGCGCAGAACATGGACTGGCTCAATCTGGCGGCGCTGGCGTTCAAGGAATCGCGTCTGCAGCCCAACGCTCGCAGCGGCAGCGGCCCGACCGGGCTGATGCAGATCACCCCGTCCGCCGCGCAGCGGGTCGGCGTGAGCAATATTCAGAATCTCGATGCGAATGTGCAGGCCGGCGCCAAGTACCTGGCGATGATCCGCCGCAAATTCTTCAGCAGCCCGAAACTCAACGAGCGTGAGCGCATGGCCTTCACCCTCGCCGCGTACAACATCGGCCCCGAGCGCGTGCAGGGCATGCGCGCCGAAGCCCGCCGCCGTGGCCTCAATCCCAACCAGTGGTTCTTCCAGGTCGAGCGCATTGCCATGGAGCAGGTGGGGATGGGCGCCGTCAGCTATGTTAATAGCGTGAACAAGTATTACCTGGCATTCGACCGGGAGCGTGAATCGCTCGAGCCCCGGCAGCAGAAAGTGGTCACACGGAAATAA
- a CDS encoding TatD family hydrolase, producing MQLIDIGVNLTNPSFADKHQAVLDRAYAAGVCQLVLTGTSVEGSEQALELCQQLDESGQRLFATAGIHPHSASDWNADSARRLRSLLNESSVVAVGECGLDFNRDFSPRPQQEKVLEEHLALAVELQLPVFLHERDASQRLLEVLKDFRDQLPAAVVHCFTGEQKALFSYLDLDLHIGITGWICDERRGTHLHPLVKEIKPGRLMLESDAPYLLPRTLRPKPKNGRNEPAYLTEVLREVALHRGETEEALAAHTTACARAFFKLPILT from the coding sequence ATGCAACTCATCGATATCGGCGTCAACCTGACCAACCCCAGTTTCGCCGACAAACACCAGGCCGTGCTCGACCGCGCCTATGCCGCCGGCGTCTGCCAATTGGTGCTGACCGGCACCAGCGTCGAGGGCAGCGAGCAGGCGCTGGAACTGTGCCAGCAACTGGATGAAAGTGGCCAACGGCTGTTCGCCACCGCCGGTATCCACCCGCATTCGGCCAGCGACTGGAACGCTGACAGTGCTCGTCGCCTGCGCAGTCTGTTGAACGAATCCAGCGTCGTCGCGGTGGGCGAATGCGGGCTGGATTTCAACCGCGATTTCTCCCCGCGCCCGCAACAGGAAAAGGTTCTCGAAGAACACCTGGCGCTGGCCGTCGAGCTGCAATTGCCGGTGTTCCTGCACGAGCGCGATGCCAGCCAGCGCCTGCTGGAGGTTCTCAAGGATTTCCGCGATCAACTGCCGGCGGCGGTGGTGCACTGTTTCACTGGCGAGCAAAAGGCCTTGTTCAGCTACCTCGATCTGGATCTGCACATCGGCATCACCGGCTGGATCTGCGACGAACGTCGGGGCACGCATCTGCATCCTCTGGTGAAAGAGATCAAGCCGGGACGGCTGATGCTGGAAAGCGACGCACCGTATCTGCTCCCGCGCACGTTGCGGCCGAAGCCGAAAAACGGTCGCAACGAACCGGCGTATCTGACCGAAGTGCTGCGCGAAGTGGCGTTGCATCGCGGCGAGACCGAGGAAGCGCTGGCCGCACATACCACCGCGTGTGCCCGGGCGTTCTTTAAACTCCCAATTCTCACCTGA
- a CDS encoding methyl-accepting chemotaxis protein has protein sequence MGAWLSNISLKYKFWAVNAVAFVTTLLLVLYAVHLEQQARSHAAQVSAQAQAQLLMAWPTGQALPKSAQVLTFKRGEAPRLNDQPLLEISGSNGWNAINEMPLFGDDPLMGAEVFSRADGEQVAVIAYAPSLSQVFSERFANYALAVFVLMLAMLGASQLLIRFLLSQLNTLKDVMLHVEKTGDLSARVPLAGKDEVGQMANAFNAMQAGYQRVVTTVASTARQLDNGAARLASSMNDVRHGMLGQQSETDQAATAINEMTATVYHIAQHAGATRDLSKTADGLAGSGQQVVARVQQSIAGLSSGVQQTAEMIQRLAEDSQKINGVVSVIHSIAEQTNLLALNAAIEAARAGEMGRGFAVVADEVRNLAKRVQASTDEITGMIAALQAGTRDAVDFMQESSYKADDCVQQAQEAGAALAEITGAVAQMRESNTQIAVAAEQQSQVAEEMNRAVVSIRDVTENTVQQTVDSATTSNELATLAGELNKAIGQLKL, from the coding sequence ATGGGTGCCTGGCTTAGCAACATCTCGCTGAAATACAAATTCTGGGCGGTCAATGCGGTCGCCTTTGTCACCACCCTGCTGCTCGTACTGTACGCCGTGCACCTCGAACAACAGGCCCGCAGCCATGCCGCGCAGGTGTCCGCGCAGGCGCAGGCGCAGTTGCTCATGGCCTGGCCGACCGGGCAAGCTTTGCCCAAATCCGCCCAGGTGCTGACCTTCAAGCGCGGTGAAGCGCCGCGTCTCAATGATCAACCGTTGCTGGAAATCAGCGGCAGCAACGGCTGGAACGCCATCAATGAAATGCCGCTGTTCGGTGACGACCCGTTGATGGGCGCCGAAGTGTTCAGCCGTGCCGACGGTGAGCAAGTGGCGGTCATCGCCTATGCCCCGAGCTTGAGCCAGGTGTTTAGCGAGCGTTTCGCCAACTATGCGCTGGCGGTCTTCGTCTTGATGCTGGCAATGCTCGGCGCTTCGCAACTGCTGATCCGCTTTCTGCTCAGCCAGCTCAACACGTTGAAAGACGTGATGTTGCATGTTGAAAAAACCGGCGACCTCTCCGCTCGCGTGCCGCTGGCAGGCAAGGACGAAGTCGGGCAGATGGCCAATGCCTTCAACGCCATGCAGGCCGGTTATCAACGCGTCGTAACCACCGTTGCCAGCACCGCGCGACAACTGGATAACGGCGCTGCGCGGCTGGCCTCGAGCATGAATGATGTGCGTCACGGCATGCTCGGCCAGCAGAGCGAAACCGACCAGGCTGCCACCGCGATCAACGAAATGACCGCCACCGTTTATCACATCGCTCAACACGCCGGCGCCACCCGCGATCTATCGAAAACCGCCGATGGCCTCGCCGGCAGCGGTCAGCAGGTGGTGGCGCGGGTGCAGCAGTCGATTGCCGGACTGTCCAGCGGCGTGCAGCAGACGGCAGAAATGATTCAACGCCTGGCCGAGGACAGTCAGAAGATCAACGGCGTGGTCAGCGTGATTCACAGCATCGCTGAACAAACCAATCTGCTCGCGCTGAATGCGGCGATCGAAGCGGCCCGTGCCGGGGAGATGGGTCGCGGCTTTGCCGTGGTCGCTGATGAAGTGCGCAACCTCGCCAAGCGCGTGCAGGCGTCCACCGACGAGATCACCGGCATGATCGCCGCGTTGCAGGCCGGCACCCGCGATGCGGTGGATTTCATGCAGGAGAGTTCGTACAAGGCCGACGACTGCGTGCAGCAGGCGCAGGAGGCTGGCGCGGCGCTGGCGGAAATCACCGGGGCGGTGGCGCAGATGCGTGAAAGCAACACGCAGATTGCCGTGGCGGCGGAACAGCAGAGTCAGGTTGCCGAAGAGATGAATCGCGCCGTGGTGAGTATTCGTGATGTGACTGAGAACACCGTGCAGCAGACAGTGGATTCGGCGACGACCAGTAACGAGTTGGCGACATTGGCCGGGGAGTTGAACAAGGCGATAGGTCAGTTGAAACTCTGA
- a CDS encoding Mpo1-like protein: MGKRHPNLPAWQWRAYPGNHQHPTNLVLHLIAVPLFIVAFLLIVSGVFSLSLASVAIGVIGIIAALGLQRHGHGLEAQASEPFSDRKDAVSRLLVEQFLTFPRFFLSGGWWRAWRERHRRH; this comes from the coding sequence ATGGGCAAACGTCACCCCAACCTTCCCGCGTGGCAATGGCGCGCCTACCCGGGCAATCATCAGCATCCGACCAATCTGGTCCTGCACTTGATTGCCGTGCCGTTGTTCATTGTGGCGTTTCTGTTGATCGTGTCGGGAGTGTTCAGCCTGAGTCTGGCCAGCGTCGCCATCGGCGTGATCGGTATCATCGCGGCGCTGGGTCTGCAGCGCCACGGCCACGGCCTGGAGGCGCAAGCCTCCGAGCCGTTCAGTGATCGCAAAGATGCCGTGTCACGTTTGCTGGTCGAGCAGTTTCTGACCTTTCCGCGGTTCTTTCTCAGCGGTGGCTGGTGGCGCGCCTGGCGTGAGCGTCACCGTCGGCATTGA
- a CDS encoding acyl-CoA thioesterase, translating to MRFCDLLDAVRQQPEVTIPAEWGQGRASFGGLVAALQFEAMRARVPTERPVRSLAITFVGPVEPEVPVSFEVDLLREGKAVSQVLGRAMQNGQVVTIIQGSFGASRPSEVAVEAYPAPTMKHWDECQELPYIKGVTPEFMRHLAMRWSVGGIPFSGTASRLMGGWVRLRGDVKEEPVNEAHLLALVDAWPPALLPYLKKPAPGSTLTWTIEFVQPLHDLSTLDWCQYLADIEYAADGYGHVAAKLWSAKGELIAMSRQTVTIFA from the coding sequence ATGCGCTTTTGCGATCTGCTCGATGCTGTCCGCCAACAACCTGAAGTGACCATCCCCGCCGAATGGGGGCAGGGCCGTGCCAGTTTTGGCGGGCTGGTGGCCGCGCTGCAATTTGAAGCCATGCGCGCCAGGGTGCCGACGGAGCGCCCGGTGCGTTCGCTGGCGATTACCTTTGTCGGCCCGGTCGAGCCGGAGGTGCCGGTGAGTTTCGAAGTCGATCTGCTGCGTGAAGGCAAAGCCGTCAGCCAGGTGTTGGGCCGCGCCATGCAGAATGGTCAGGTGGTGACGATCATTCAGGGCAGCTTCGGTGCCTCGCGGCCTTCGGAAGTCGCCGTCGAAGCCTATCCGGCGCCCACGATGAAACACTGGGACGAATGCCAGGAGCTGCCCTACATCAAAGGCGTGACCCCGGAATTCATGCGCCATCTGGCGATGCGCTGGAGCGTCGGCGGCATTCCGTTCTCCGGCACGGCCTCGCGCTTGATGGGCGGCTGGGTGCGGTTGCGTGGGGATGTCAAAGAGGAGCCGGTCAACGAGGCGCATCTGCTGGCGCTGGTGGATGCCTGGCCGCCGGCGCTGTTGCCGTATCTGAAGAAACCGGCACCGGGTAGCACGCTGACCTGGACCATCGAATTCGTGCAGCCGTTACACGACCTGAGCACGCTGGACTGGTGCCAATACCTGGCCGACATCGAATACGCAGCCGACGGCTACGGCCATGTCGCCGCGAAGTTGTGGAGTGCGAAGGGAGAGTTGATTGCCATGAGTCGGCAGACCGTGACGATCTTCGCCTGA
- a CDS encoding CHAD domain-containing protein produces MIDRLVAHVLSLDVRLLACQARLTARTDPEALHDLRTTVRRLRSLLRPLRGLPGVEQLEAAASAVGDLTTPWRDREVLAAYLLEHDQPEAAQRRLAQMAEAYPALAASAELASLLMILDAFPRFLRASERQGLLKDLGKRIEKRLAKQWQKLDAALHDPAHDRHRLRLLIKRVRYGIEAYPELDRLPKPAYKRLKSAQGALGDWHDCWQWLARVEQEADLQPCVATWQAGLIKAELKADQVLEKLSATCFKHS; encoded by the coding sequence ATGATCGATCGCTTGGTGGCTCATGTTTTGAGCCTGGATGTGCGGCTGCTGGCATGTCAGGCGCGCTTGACTGCGCGCACCGATCCGGAGGCGTTGCATGATTTGCGCACTACGGTGCGGCGCTTGCGCAGTCTGTTGCGGCCGTTGCGCGGCTTGCCGGGTGTCGAGCAACTGGAGGCGGCGGCGTCTGCGGTGGGCGATCTGACCACACCGTGGCGTGATCGCGAAGTGCTCGCGGCGTATCTGCTCGAGCATGATCAGCCCGAGGCTGCGCAGCGGCGTCTGGCACAAATGGCCGAGGCGTATCCGGCGCTGGCAGCGAGTGCGGAACTGGCTTCGTTGCTGATGATTCTCGACGCATTTCCACGGTTTCTGCGCGCGTCCGAGCGTCAGGGCTTACTCAAGGATCTGGGTAAACGCATTGAAAAACGCTTGGCCAAACAATGGCAGAAGCTCGACGCGGCGCTGCACGATCCCGCCCATGACCGCCATCGTCTGCGCCTGCTGATCAAGCGCGTGCGCTATGGCATCGAAGCCTATCCCGAGCTGGATCGCTTGCCGAAACCGGCTTACAAACGCCTGAAATCGGCGCAAGGCGCACTCGGCGACTGGCACGATTGCTGGCAATGGCTGGCGCGTGTCGAGCAGGAAGCCGATCTGCAACCGTGCGTGGCCACCTGGCAGGCGGGGTTGATCAAGGCAGAGCTGAAGGCCGATCAAGTGCTGGAGAAGCTCAGCGCGACGTGTTTCAAACACTCCTGA
- a CDS encoding patatin-like phospholipase family protein, whose translation MKKRVALVLGSGGARGYAHIGVIEEIEKRGYEIACIAGCSMGAVVGGIYAAGKLDEYRNWIERLDYLDVLRLVDVSFRLGAIRGEKVFGQIRKIVGEINIEDLRIPYTAVAADLTNQQEIWFQEGCLHQAMRASAAIPSLFTPVMQGNRMLVDGGILNPLPIVPVVSSHCDLIIAVNLNATNQRQYKLPVIERPAAFRSRFDSLIKSMGSKLPFRRKQAEQLLKLEQEALRAEAAEINPWLEGVEPESQQPAAAPEREGAPKSATGSFIIDNVGPASLLDLINQSFEVMQTSLAQYKIAGYPPDILINVPKRVCRFFEFYKAPELIALGREIASDTLDRYEQEQG comes from the coding sequence ATGAAAAAGCGTGTCGCACTGGTGCTGGGCTCCGGTGGCGCCCGGGGCTATGCCCATATCGGCGTCATCGAAGAAATCGAGAAACGCGGTTACGAAATCGCCTGCATCGCCGGGTGTTCGATGGGCGCGGTGGTCGGCGGGATCTACGCCGCCGGTAAACTCGATGAATACCGCAACTGGATCGAGCGTCTCGACTACCTCGACGTCCTGCGTCTGGTCGACGTGAGTTTTCGCCTCGGCGCGATTCGCGGCGAAAAGGTCTTCGGGCAGATCCGCAAGATCGTCGGCGAGATCAACATCGAAGACCTGCGCATCCCCTACACCGCCGTCGCCGCCGATCTGACCAACCAGCAGGAAATCTGGTTTCAGGAAGGCTGCCTGCATCAGGCCATGCGCGCCTCGGCGGCGATTCCCAGCCTGTTTACCCCGGTGATGCAGGGCAACCGCATGCTGGTCGACGGCGGCATTCTCAATCCGTTGCCGATCGTTCCGGTGGTATCGAGCCATTGCGACCTGATCATCGCGGTCAACCTCAACGCCACCAATCAGCGCCAGTACAAGTTGCCGGTGATCGAGCGGCCAGCGGCGTTCCGTTCGCGCTTCGACAGTCTGATCAAATCCATGGGTTCGAAGTTGCCATTCCGGCGTAAACAGGCCGAGCAATTGTTGAAGCTGGAACAGGAAGCCTTGCGCGCCGAGGCGGCGGAGATCAATCCGTGGCTCGAGGGCGTCGAACCGGAAAGCCAGCAACCGGCCGCCGCCCCGGAACGCGAAGGCGCACCGAAATCCGCTACCGGTTCGTTCATCATCGATAACGTCGGGCCGGCGTCGCTGCTGGATTTGATCAACCAGAGTTTCGAGGTGATGCAGACTTCACTGGCGCAGTACAAGATTGCCGGGTATCCGCCGGATATCCTGATCAACGTGCCGAAGCGGGTGTGCCGGTTTTTCGAGTTCTACAAGGCGCCGGAATTGATCGCGCTGGGGCGGGAGATTGCCAGTGATACGCTGGATCGGTATGAGCAGGAGCAGGGTTGA
- a CDS encoding response regulator, whose product MSQTATILVIDDEPQIRKFLRISLASQGYKVLEAGTGAEGLAQAALSKPDLVVLDLGLPDMDGQQVLRELREWATTPVLVLSVRASEGQKVEALDGGANDYVTKPFGIQEFLARVRALLRQAPAGEAQPAALSFGPLTVDLAYRRVLLDGAEVALTRKEYAVLAQLARHPGRVITQQQLLKDIWGPTHTEDSHYLRIVVGHLRQKLADDPTRPRFIVTEAGVGYRLLSEAG is encoded by the coding sequence ATGAGCCAGACCGCGACCATTTTGGTCATCGATGACGAACCGCAGATCCGCAAATTCCTGCGCATCAGCCTCGCTTCACAAGGCTACAAAGTGCTCGAAGCGGGCACCGGCGCTGAAGGCCTGGCGCAGGCCGCGCTGAGCAAACCGGACCTGGTGGTGCTCGACCTCGGGTTGCCGGACATGGACGGTCAGCAGGTGCTGCGCGAGTTGCGCGAGTGGGCGACCACGCCAGTGCTGGTGCTGTCGGTGCGCGCCAGTGAAGGGCAGAAAGTCGAAGCGCTGGATGGCGGCGCCAATGACTACGTGACCAAACCGTTCGGCATTCAGGAGTTTCTCGCCCGGGTCCGCGCGTTGTTGCGTCAGGCACCGGCGGGGGAGGCGCAGCCGGCGGCGCTGAGTTTCGGCCCGTTGACCGTGGATCTGGCCTATCGGCGCGTGCTGCTCGATGGCGCCGAAGTCGCCCTGACCCGCAAGGAATATGCGGTGCTCGCGCAATTGGCGCGGCATCCGGGGCGGGTGATCACTCAGCAGCAATTGCTCAAGGATATCTGGGGGCCGACGCACACCGAGGACAGTCATTACCTGCGCATCGTGGTCGGGCACCTGCGGCAGAAACTGGCGGATGACCCGACCCGGCCGCGGTTTATCGTGACTGAGGCGGGGGTTGGGTATCGGTTGTTGAGTGAAGCTGGCTGA